The sequence below is a genomic window from Candidatus Rokuibacteriota bacterium.
CAAGACGCTCCACTGGAACGCGGTCTCCTGCGCCGAGTTCATGCGGACGACCAAGTTCCACCCCTACTACTTCGCCAACCAGCCCGATTCACGCATGCAAGCCAACGGGCTGGCCAAGTACATCGTCGAGAAGATGGGCAAGAGGGTCTACCTCCTCTACACCGACTACGCCATGGGGCAGTCCGACGGTCGCCAGTTCAAGATCGCCATCGAGCGGCTCGGTGGCGAGATCGTTGGGGTGGCGGGCGCTCCGCTCGACACCAAGGACTTCACCCCGTGGTTCGGCGCCATCAAGGCGTCCAACCCGGAGGTGCTCTTCCTGGCCTTCGCGGGGACCGACTCGCTCCGGCTGATGACGCAGCTGCACAGCTTCGGCATGACGAAGCAGTACAAGCTGGCGGGGATCGACTGCTTCCTGCTCCAGCAGGACCTGCCGGCCATCGCCGACGCGATGGAGGGGTTCATCCAGCTCAACCACTTCTCGCCCTACAACCCGGACAAGGACATGCAGGCGTTCGTGCAGCGCTTCAAGAAACGGTGGGGGGTTGACCCCAACATCGCCGCGGGTGCCTACGACGGCGTGATCTTCTGGGCCGAGGCGGTAAGGAGGGTGGGGAGCTTTGACGCCGACAAGGTAGCCAAGGCGCTCGAGGGGATGTGCCTCGACGACACCCACATCGGCCGCCAGTGCATCCGGAAGGAAGACCACCAGGTCGTGATGGACATGCACCTCTACCGGGTGGAGAAGGGGAAGAACGTCCCGATCGTCCGGATTAGCGGACCGGACGCCATCGGTGAGCCGATGGTGGGGAAGGATCCGATCCCCGGCTTCACGTGGGAGATCAAGAAG
It includes:
- a CDS encoding ABC transporter substrate-binding protein, producing KTLHWNAVSCAEFMRTTKFHPYYFANQPDSRMQANGLAKYIVEKMGKRVYLLYTDYAMGQSDGRQFKIAIERLGGEIVGVAGAPLDTKDFTPWFGAIKASNPEVLFLAFAGTDSLRLMTQLHSFGMTKQYKLAGIDCFLLQQDLPAIADAMEGFIQLNHFSPYNPDKDMQAFVQRFKKRWGVDPNIAAGAYDGVIFWAEAVRRVGSFDADKVAKALEGMCLDDTHIGRQCIRKEDHQVVMDMHLYRVEKGKNVPIVRISGPDAIGEPMVGKDPIPGFTWEIKKK